The following are encoded together in the Streptomyces asoensis genome:
- a CDS encoding L,D-transpeptidase, which translates to MTDSRRRRGLAAASALLGGVLVLSACSGGDSGASDGGGSSSQAKADEAAAKKSSEAQIKITPADGSDNASINNSAAVTVSKGTLTAVTMTTAEGAAVKGALSADKTSWKPDTQLERSTTYKVAAEAKDSNGLVAHENASFTTVSPNNSFIGNFTPEDGSTVGVGMPVSINFNKAITNKAAVQKGVTVTSTSGQEVVCHWFSTQRMDCRPDEYWKENSTVTLKLALDGVEGADGVFGVQQKTVTFKIGRNQVSYVDAKTKQMKVTHNGAVVKTIPISAGSPDNKTYEGQMVMSEKFKETRMNGATVGFTDDDGKGEYDIKDVPHAIRLTNSGTFVHGNYWGAKSVFGSVNTSHGCVGLSDTKGADDTGTAGYWFYTNSIVGDVVVVQNTGDKTVAPDNGLNGWNMDWAQWKAGSAV; encoded by the coding sequence ATGACGGACAGTAGGCGGCGCCGGGGTCTGGCGGCCGCGTCCGCCCTGCTCGGCGGTGTTCTGGTGCTCTCCGCCTGTTCCGGTGGCGACAGCGGCGCCTCCGACGGCGGCGGCAGCTCCTCGCAGGCCAAGGCCGACGAGGCGGCGGCCAAGAAGTCCTCAGAGGCCCAGATCAAGATCACGCCCGCGGACGGCTCCGACAACGCCTCCATCAACAACTCCGCCGCCGTCACGGTGAGCAAGGGCACGCTCACCGCGGTCACCATGACCACGGCCGAGGGCGCCGCCGTCAAGGGCGCGCTCTCCGCCGACAAGACCAGCTGGAAGCCGGACACTCAGCTCGAGCGCTCCACCACCTACAAGGTCGCGGCCGAGGCGAAGGACTCGAACGGCCTCGTGGCCCACGAGAACGCCTCGTTCACCACGGTCTCCCCGAACAACAGCTTCATAGGCAACTTCACGCCTGAGGACGGCTCCACCGTCGGCGTGGGCATGCCCGTGTCGATCAACTTCAACAAGGCGATCACCAACAAGGCGGCCGTCCAGAAGGGCGTCACCGTCACCTCCACCAGCGGTCAGGAGGTCGTCTGCCACTGGTTCTCCACCCAGCGGATGGACTGCCGTCCGGACGAGTACTGGAAGGAGAACTCCACCGTCACGCTGAAGCTCGCGCTCGACGGGGTGGAGGGCGCCGACGGCGTCTTCGGCGTCCAGCAGAAGACGGTCACCTTCAAGATCGGCCGCAACCAGGTCTCCTACGTCGACGCGAAGACCAAGCAGATGAAGGTCACGCACAACGGCGCGGTCGTCAAGACCATCCCGATCTCCGCCGGCTCGCCCGACAACAAGACGTACGAGGGCCAGATGGTGATGTCGGAGAAGTTCAAGGAGACGCGCATGAACGGCGCGACCGTGGGCTTCACCGACGACGACGGCAAGGGCGAGTACGACATCAAGGACGTGCCGCACGCCATCCGCCTCACCAACTCCGGCACCTTCGTGCACGGCAACTACTGGGGCGCGAAGTCCGTCTTCGGCTCGGTGAACACCAGCCACGGCTGCGTGGGCCTGTCCGACACCAAGGGCGCCGACGACACCGGCACGGCGGGCTACTGGTTCTACACCAACTCGATCGTCGGTGACGTCGTGGTGGTCCAGAACACCGGCGACAAGACCGTGGCCCCGGACAACGGCCTCAACGGCTGGAACATGGACTGGGCCCAGTGGAAGGCGGGTTCGGCCGTCTGA